Genomic segment of Pirellulales bacterium:
TCGGTGATCAGCTACCTATTCACCGATCGCTCGTACAAAGACGAGCAGTACAACCCCTACGTCGAGGGTGTGTACATCCACGGCAATGTGTTCGCCGGCGGCGGCGACAATCCGGAAGGCCCGGTGGCCACGGTGTTCAAAGAGCTGATGGACACCCTGAAGCTGCAGACGGTGCCGGACGTGGTCTACGACGGCATGGTCAACGAAAAGACGGCCAAAGACGGCGTCGCCCCGCCCGAACTCGGCGTGTACGTGGTCGACAACAAGGACGCGGACATGGTGAACCTGTCCAAGATGAGCCTGGAGGCCAAGGAGTTCGCAGGCCAGTTGCCGGAACTTTCCCCGATTGCGATCACCGGGGTCGAATAGTTTCGCGTGAAAGCCCCCGGGCAGGGCACCGCAGAGGTGAAGATCGATGCGTAGTGGGAATCGTCCGGCGCTGCCGCGCCGCATCGCGCGCGCGGCAGTCGCTGGGATGGTGCGTAGGCTGGGTTGGGCGCTGGTCGCAGGCGGCCTCGTTGTGCCGGGGCTGCTTGGCTGCGCGCGGCCCGAAAAGCCCTTGGCCGAGGCCCCGCCCAGCGCGCCGGCCGAGCCCCCCAAGCAGCTTTCGGCATTCAGTTTGTTCGTGGGCGATCCGGTCGAGCAGGTGCCCGCCGAGGGCGTGATTCCCTACGAGCTCAACTCGCCGCTGTTTACCGACTACGCGCTGAAGTTTCGCTTCGTCAAGCTGCCCCCGGGCACGAAGGCGAAGTACGACGAGAAGGACGTCTTCAACTTTCCCGTCGGCACGGTCATCGCCAAGACGTTTGCCTATCCGGCCGATATGCGCGAGCCGAAGAAGAACGTCCGCCTGATCGAGACGCGCGTGCTGTGGCATCGTGAAGACGGCTGGGTCGGGCTGCCGTACCTGTGGAACGCCGACCAGAAAGACGCCACGCTCAAAGTCGCGGGCCGGCTGCTCGATATGTCGTGGGTCCACTACGACGGTCAGGAGATCAAGACCGGCTACCTGGTGCCGAACGCGAATCAGTGCAAGGGCTGCCACACCGAAAGCGGCCCGGCGCTGGCTCCCATCGGCCCCAAAGCGCGGCACCTGAACCGCGACCAGGCGTATCCCGACGGCACGACCGAGAACCAGTTGGTGCACTGGGCGAAGGCTGGTGTGCTCGAAGGCGCCCCGGCCGATTGCGAGCAGGCACCGCGGCTGCCCAAGTGGGACGTCGCCGAGACCGGCTCGATCGAACAACGGGCGCGCGCTTATCTCGACATCAACTGCGCCCATTGCCACAACCGCCAAGGCCCGGCCAAGGCCTCGGGCCTGTACCTGAGCATCTTCGAAACCGAGCCGTCGGTGCTCGGCGTCATGAAGACGCCGGTCGCCGCCGGGCGCGGCAGCGGTGACATGAAGTTCGACGTGGTACCGGGGCATCCCGACGCTTCGATCATGCTCTACCGGATGCAATCGACGCATGCCGGCATTATGATGCCCGAGTTGGGTAAGCGGCTCGTGCACCAAGAGGGCGTTGCGTTGATCCGTGAATGGGTCGAACAGATGGCGCCCAAGAGCGCCGCCGTCGCCCGCTGAGACCGCCAACGCGGGGCGCGCTTCCGGATACGGACCGCCCGACGCTGTTCGCCAAGGCCGCCAAACGCCGCTGGTGCAGGGCCCGATGGTCGCGACGATCGAATACATCGAGCAGACGATCGCCAACTACGAGGCGGCGACGCAGGCCAATCAAGACACGCCCTGCCGCGAGGGCAATGTCATCGTCATCACGCCCGAGGCGGCCGACGACGTGCTGATCACGGCCGACCTGCATGGGCACCGCCGCAACTTCAACGCGATCAAGAAGATTGCAGCGCTCGATCAGCACCCGCGTCGGCATCTGGTGTTGCAAGAGGTTTGTCACGGCGGGCCCACGTACCCGTCGAACGGCGGCTGCATGTCGCACGGCATGCTCGAAGACGTGGCCCGGCTGAAGGTGCAATATCCCGACCGGGTGCATTTCATTCTGTCGAACCACGAGCTGGCCGAGGCGACCGACTATCCCATTCTCAAGTCGAACAAGATGCTCAATCTGATGTTCCGACTGGGGATGCAGGAGGTGTACGGGCCGGCAATCGAAAAGGTGCGCAAGGCCCTGGCGGCCTTCATTCGGAGTTGCCCGCTGGCGGTGCGGTTGCCGGGCGACGTGTTTATCTGTCATAGCCTGCCCGAGCGATGCGACACCCGGGGCTTCGACACGGGCGTGTTTTCGCGGCCGCTGGCGGGGGTCGATTTCCAGGAGCACCAGGCCGTGTTCCAGATGGTTTGGGGGCGCGATTACCGCGTGGCGAATGCCGAGGCGTTTGCCAAGCTGGTCAAGGCGAAAATCCTGATTCATGGCCACGAACCCTGTCCCGAGGGATTTCAGGTTCCCAACGGCGTGCAGATCATCCTCGACAGTTGCACCGATCGCGGGCGCTACTTGCTGTTGCGAACCGATGAGTCGCTGACGCACGAGCAACTCGTGGCGCGGATCGCTCCGCTGCATCCGCCGGCGTCCGGGAGCTAGACACCGGTGCGGCTGCACCGGGGCGCAGCCTGATCGCGGAAGGATATTTCTGTGGCGAGCGACCCGACCGATCCTCCGCCGCGGTGGCGCTTGCAGTTTGGCCTGGGCACGCTGCTGTTGGTGATGCTGCTGGTGGGGGTCGCCGCGGCGGCCTTGGGCGGCCTGTTGCGCGCCACGGCCAGCCGCGCCGCGGAACCACTGCTGACGTTCGTGCTGCTGACCATTGCGGCGCCGCTGGCGCTGTTGATGGTGATCAGCCTGTTGCACACGTTGACGGCCGTCTGGCGCCGCCGCAAACGCTGACGGTGCCGCTACTCTGCTTCGGCTCGTTCGCGGAGGATGCTCTGGGCCTGTTCGAAGTGGGCCTGCAACAGCATGAATTTGCGCTGGTCACCGCCACGGTCGGGATGGAGCTGCTTGACGCGATTGCGATACGCCTTGAGCAGGTCGGCCTCGGTGCAGGGCTGCGACAGGCCGAACACCTTCAGGCATCGCGGAGTCTCCTGTTGCATCCAGGCGGGTAGTGCCGGGTTGAATTGCATGACCACCATCAAGGCCCGTTTGAGCGAGCGGAGATAGGCGCGGAAGTCGACGACCATGAAGACGTAGCCGCCGACGACCAGCGCGCCAATGAGCGACGCGAGGAAGACGACGGCCGTCAGCTCGGTCGAATTGGGCCAGTCCTTCAAGGTCATCCTCTGCGTAACGCCGATGCTCGCCGCCCTGCCCCTCGAACCCACCCACGGCACTCGCGACTAGATTACCGGCGCGGCGGACGGTTGCCCAATTGGATCACGCCCGATCCCACGCAGGCGCCTGCGGCCGATGCCAGATAGGCGCAGAATTCGCCGACTTCTTCGGCCGTAATCCACTCGGGCCGGGCATGCGCCGCGCGGGCGCGGGTGTGGATATAACCGAACATGACCTGGTTGATCCGCACGCAGGTGTCTTTCATTTCTTCCATCAAGACCCGGGCCAACATCAACTGGCCGGCGCTGTTGACGGAGACGACACCGTATTGGGCGATCGGCATCACGGCTGAGAGGCCACCTAGCAGCGTGTAGCTGGACCCCTGCCGGCCGGCTAGGACGGGCAGCCAGGTTCGGGCCGCCACAAAATGCGGCGAGAGGTTGCTGTCCCAGTAATTGCGCCAGGTTTCGAAGGGCACGTCGACCAATTTGAGCCGTTCGTCCCAGGTGCCGCCGAGCGACGCGACCACGGCATCGAGTCGGCCGACGCGACTGAGCACCTCGTCGCGAACGCGCACGGCGTCCGCCGGATCGCCGACGTTGCCGACCACAGTCATCAGCCGCGGGCTCGCGGCATCGTCGCCGAGATATTCGCTCAGCCGATCGAGGGCCACCTGGGTACGCGAGGGGACGACGACCGTGGCCCCGGCTCGCAAGAAGACGCGCACGATGGCTTCGCCGACGCTTCCCGTTCCCCCGGCGATCAGGCAATGGACTCCATCGAGATTGGACATGGGTCGAATCGCAGGGTGAGAGCAATGCAGGCCGGTCGACCGGCTCGTACGCGGCCATTTTAATCGTTGGTTCGTCCCAGAGCTTGCCCCTTGTCGAGGGAGGTTTCGGCCGCCATGACGTGCCCCTGCGGGACGACGTTTGGCGTGCGGACTCCCAGCGAGAGGTAGATCTGCATCATCTCGTCGGCCGACATGTCGAGCGGGCGGACCTGGCTGGCCGGCACGAACATCACCCAGCCAGTCATGGGGATCGGGGATGTCGGCACATAGACAGCGCGAAATTCGCGATCTCCGAAGCGAAACACCGAAGGCGACGCGAGCAGACAGACAAACCCCGGGCCGGTGGCGCTGTCGAGCGTGCAGAACACCACGTTCATGCCGGCCAGTTCGGCCGGCTGCTCGCTGCGATTCAGCAAGGCGACGATCTGCGACACGGTGCCGTAGATCGGCTTCACGACAGGAATGTTGCCGATCACGGCATCGATGGCTGCCTGAATGCGATTTCGCGCACGCGTCTTCACCAGCACGCCCAACAGCCAAATTCCCGCAAAGGTGGCGAGCAGGCCAATGATCCAGGCCGTGGCGTCGTCGCCGACGAACTGCAAACCGACGCGGCGCATCGCCTGGCCCAGCGTGCTGCTGGGACCGAGCACCGACTGCAATTGTTCGACGAGCCAGGCCAGGATCGCGAGCGTGACGATGATCGGCAAGATGACGAACAGGCCCGACAGGAATGTCGAGACGATGCCTTGGCGAAGGATCCAGTTCAGCGCCGCGCGCATGACCGCGCCTCCCACTCTTCCGGTGAACAGCGATCGACACCCAACCGCTAGCTGGCACCAGCCTAACAAGTCGGTCCACGGGAGCAGCAGCCCGGCTGCGCGTGGGGCCCTATCGGTGTGGCCGGGCGAAAAACAGGCCGAAAAAACTGCGGTTGGAATACATCGAACTCCGAGGTATATATCACCGCCATGACGAAGACGCGTTCCAACCCCGACTTTCTCAACGGTGTGCCCGAGTTGTTGATCCTGCGGCTGCTCTGCGAGCGGCCCATGTACGGCTACGAGCTGGTGCAGGCGATTCGCTCGGCGACGGACGATCGATTGTCGTTTGGCGAGGGCTGCGTCTATCCCATCTTGCACCGGCTCGAGGCCGAGGGATCGCTCGTGGCCAAGCGCGAAAAAGCCGGTGGTCGGAGTCGTGTGGTGTATCGAGTGACCAAGGAAGGTCAGGGTCGGCTGGCGCGCGCGATCGATCAGTGGAAGCTGGTCGTCGACGCAGTCGGCCGCGTGCTCACAGGAGGAGCCGCATATGTCCAAGCCGCACTGGCTTAGTTCGCTCTCGAAGGATCTCGTACGTCAAGGCTTGCCGCCGGCCTATGCGCGGCGCGTGGCCGGCGAGCTGCGCGATCATCGCGCCGATCTGTTGCGGCGTCACAGCCTTTCGGCCGCCACGAGCGCCGACGCGCTCGCATCGGCCGAACGCGAGCTCGGCTCACCCGAGGAATTGACCGCGCGCATCTTGCACGAGTATCGAGCCCGACATTTCGCCGGGCGCCATCCGCGGCTGACGTTCCTCGTCGCTCCGGTGCCCTTGGTGCTGGCGATTGCCGCGGTGGAAGTGGTGACCCTGGCGCTGATGCTGCAAGGGCTGTCCTTGTGGCCGGGCGACCAGGTGCTCGGCGAGCTGTTCAACAGCGGCGGGCTGCTGAGCATG
This window contains:
- a CDS encoding J domain-containing protein, giving the protein MKDWPNSTELTAVVFLASLIGALVVGGYVFMVVDFRAYLRSLKRALMVVMQFNPALPAWMQQETPRCLKVFGLSQPCTEADLLKAYRNRVKQLHPDRGGDQRKFMLLQAHFEQAQSILRERAEAE
- a CDS encoding SDR family oxidoreductase is translated as MSNLDGVHCLIAGGTGSVGEAIVRVFLRAGATVVVPSRTQVALDRLSEYLGDDAASPRLMTVVGNVGDPADAVRVRDEVLSRVGRLDAVVASLGGTWDERLKLVDVPFETWRNYWDSNLSPHFVAARTWLPVLAGRQGSSYTLLGGLSAVMPIAQYGVVSVNSAGQLMLARVLMEEMKDTCVRINQVMFGYIHTRARAAHARPEWITAEEVGEFCAYLASAAGACVGSGVIQLGNRPPRR
- a CDS encoding DUF502 domain-containing protein; the protein is MRAALNWILRQGIVSTFLSGLFVILPIIVTLAILAWLVEQLQSVLGPSSTLGQAMRRVGLQFVGDDATAWIIGLLATFAGIWLLGVLVKTRARNRIQAAIDAVIGNIPVVKPIYGTVSQIVALLNRSEQPAELAGMNVVFCTLDSATGPGFVCLLASPSVFRFGDREFRAVYVPTSPIPMTGWVMFVPASQVRPLDMSADEMMQIYLSLGVRTPNVVPQGHVMAAETSLDKGQALGRTND
- a CDS encoding PadR family transcriptional regulator, whose protein sequence is MTKTRSNPDFLNGVPELLILRLLCERPMYGYELVQAIRSATDDRLSFGEGCVYPILHRLEAEGSLVAKREKAGGRSRVVYRVTKEGQGRLARAIDQWKLVVDAVGRVLTGGAAYVQAALA